A section of the Acidimicrobiia bacterium genome encodes:
- a CDS encoding NAD(P)-binding domain-containing protein, whose amino-acid sequence MTDAPVDVVIIGGGQGGLGVAYYLKAAGIDAVVLEQGQVGETWRSQRWDSFVLNTPNWMNGLPGAPYDGPERFGFMSGSDLVSSFEDYVDRFGLQVRSGVTVTRVTQSPGSARFRVEATSREGDVVLIEADSVVVASGILQTPRIPPVSSNLSDQILQLTAGSYRSAKALPEGAVVVVGGGQSGGQIVEDLLGAGRTVYFSISKAPRLPRHYRGRDFMDWWVDMGFWDVDIDDVDDPAVLAATNPLVSGVGPLGHSVSYQQLSRDGARLLGRLQDISDGKLITDDKVLEYIRHADEFSQAFKTKLDAFIERNGLAARDSELDAGDTALTSDEPIEFATELDLEQVGVTTVIWSTGFTADFSWIDLPISGDQGRPVHHKGISQVPGIYFVGFPWLSKRKSGIIYGIDEDAKRIADDLIARTA is encoded by the coding sequence ATGACAGATGCCCCGGTTGATGTGGTCATTATTGGTGGGGGTCAGGGTGGCCTCGGTGTTGCCTACTACCTGAAGGCGGCCGGAATCGATGCGGTTGTGTTGGAACAAGGTCAGGTTGGGGAAACCTGGCGATCGCAGCGCTGGGACAGCTTTGTGCTCAACACGCCCAATTGGATGAACGGCCTGCCGGGTGCCCCATATGACGGCCCTGAACGGTTTGGGTTCATGTCGGGATCAGACTTGGTGTCGTCTTTTGAGGATTACGTGGATCGGTTTGGTCTTCAAGTTCGCAGTGGGGTGACAGTGACCCGGGTAACTCAGTCTCCAGGGAGCGCTCGATTTAGAGTCGAAGCGACCAGCCGGGAGGGTGACGTGGTTTTGATCGAGGCGGATTCGGTCGTGGTTGCCTCGGGGATCCTGCAAACTCCGCGTATCCCACCGGTAAGTTCAAATCTGAGCGACCAGATTCTCCAGCTGACCGCCGGGAGCTATCGGTCCGCGAAGGCCTTGCCCGAAGGGGCGGTGGTTGTGGTCGGTGGGGGCCAGTCCGGAGGGCAGATCGTTGAAGATCTGCTGGGTGCAGGCAGGACTGTCTATTTCTCGATCAGCAAGGCACCCCGCCTTCCCCGCCATTACCGGGGACGTGACTTCATGGATTGGTGGGTGGACATGGGGTTTTGGGATGTCGATATCGATGACGTTGACGATCCTGCTGTGCTGGCCGCTACCAACCCATTGGTGTCAGGAGTCGGCCCGTTGGGGCACAGCGTCAGCTACCAACAGCTATCCAGAGATGGTGCTCGTCTCCTGGGCCGACTTCAGGACATTTCAGATGGCAAACTCATCACGGACGACAAGGTTCTCGAGTACATCCGGCACGCCGACGAATTCTCGCAAGCGTTCAAGACCAAGCTTGATGCCTTTATTGAGAGGAACGGTCTCGCAGCTCGAGATTCTGAATTAGATGCGGGAGATACGGCTCTGACAAGCGACGAGCCCATCGAATTCGCCACAGAGTTGGACCTCGAGCAAGTCGGAGTCACGACGGTCATTTGGTCGACCGGGTTCACGGCCGACTTTTCGTGGATCGATCTGCCGATCAGCGGCGATCAGGGACGACCGGTTCACCACAAGGGCATCAGCCAGGTGCCCGGCATCTACTTCGTCGGCTTCCCATGGCTCTCCAAGCGAAAGTCAGGGATCATCTACGGCATCGACGAAGACGCCAAGCGAATCGCTGACGACCTCATCGCCCGAACCGCCTGA